A segment of the Trifolium pratense cultivar HEN17-A07 linkage group LG7, ARS_RC_1.1, whole genome shotgun sequence genome:
ATAATGCATTGGTTAATGAAATAGGACTTGAAAAAGACATAATATAAGGAAAATGAGAAGAAACTTACTTTCAATATTGGCAAGGCTTTGATCAAAGattgaaaaatcattttctgcAACTTGAAGAACTGAGACTGGACTGTTTTGTTCATCTTGGCAAGTCAAATTTTCCTGTTAAGATTACATACTAGTTCTTATCAGCAAAACAATAATCCCAATCCCAATAAACAGTTTgtatatgaatttatattaaCATTGTTTGTTCATGGTAATACTTTGTCATTCTTCATTTCTCATTCTAAACAGTTTGTAATAATTTCTCATTCTTATTAATTAACATGAACAACCTCTTTTGTGTTTTTATCATTGCTTtggccttttaaaaaaaaaatatgttaggAAGGTCAATGGAAATCTTAatagtagttaattagtaaattcataaaaaaaaaaaaaacaaacataatttGGTTagataaataagaacacaaaCATGAAAATCACGATTGCAACATGagagttaaataattaattaaaactagAGTATATTTATTTGACCATAAATTATTGGAACCCGAATGAAAGAGTACTGTACAACTGCCCCAGCCCCCAGCAGCCTCCCACCGacagaaatataaaataaatatttatgtatggaataaaaaataaataaaaaaatttaatttatatgcaccgtcagtctaaagttattttgcacatgcgttcAATAATGTACTGATACATCAtgaatgataattaaaaatatatgatgtgtcacattcattaaataatgtggcaacgcgtcattggatgtatgtgtaaaaacaaattacacacaacaattaaactttaAATAAAACAACCATTGTCTAACCAAGACCATCattattaaaaacaattaataaattgtattttaacaataataagtattaaaaataaattaccaaTGTAAGTATGTAACTAacattttgtttcatttttaaatataatttatttctataatatatttttcaataattattttttttgtcaagtagcttagtgACTAGACTCACACACATTTTAAATATGAAGAAATGTAGAATCCGAGTTCGAACCTCGTCCACTTCAATAATATCACTGATAGCTAGTACCATTTAAACTACACTTATAAGACttcaataattaaattttactattaATTAATGAGATAGCTCGTGTCACGTCTATAACTAActagttttaatatttttcataacaTGACAAATATTACAACTTACAAGCATCATtttgtcaaatatttttcataactAGTTTATTTAGTTAATGAGATTAATTTCTAAGTACGGTAGAAACAATGTAAAATATTTATACACATCgtccaaattaaaaaataaatagtagtGTCACTTTTATAAACTAGTTCATAACATATCTCTACAAATATGTAAATAGCTGTTTTGAGAtaataaattaaacaatatcCATCATAATATTCtatcacaaataaaaataaatttataaattatttcaaaataaaataaaagaaatgtgCAAGATTATAATACTAGAACTAGAATCCTAGTCCCCTGAACTGCAGACACACAATAAGTTATGGAAGATGCGTTACATTGAATAATTAACTCACCTTGGTCCCAACGAACGATGGTGCCACCGAATCATTGCCGACAAAAAGAGAtgaaaacgaattttttttactcTCTTCAACGCCGTCGTTTTGCGCTTCCCACAAATCACTAAAAAAATCACCGTCACTCCAACTAGAACCACCGTCACTACTAGAACAAGTCGTCGTCGCAGTCGTAACCGTCGACGATTCCGTTACATAACGGTTAAAATCAAACGGCGGTAACGGAACAGAAGGTTGTTGTAAATCTCGAAACGATTTCCACCGTATGATATCTTTGATCTTCACTGTActgatttcaatttcaatttctctTTCTCCTTTGCATCTTTGACTTGTTGTTCTTCTCTTTGATGATAATTTGCGTGATAGTGTTCGTGGTAGTGAAAGCATTGTGGAGggtgattttgtaattttgaagaatgagacattgttttttatggtttttatcagtgtttgaaattttgatgatgatgaatgtgTGTGATGAATTTGAATAGTGTTTTTAACGGCGTCGTTTGAAATTGTTCTTCTTGGAAGTGATTTGAATCCGCTTGAAGAACATGAGCTTAGATTTTCGCTTAGAAAATCTTTCAACATTCTTGGTCTTCTTTCCATTGAGTTGAATCTTCTTAGTTGCACCACCtccattttcaaaaaaaaaaaaaaaaaaaatagaaagcaATTACAATCAATGTGCCTTCTaacaactttttaaaatttcgtCTGCAACTGCAATTGTGGTCGTAATATATTTGATTGCGTAAATTATGCGATCAAATTTGTTATTATAATTGTATCAGTTATATTTGATTGCGATTTTTTCTCTTCGTAATATCAAAGGATTGCAAGGAGAGTATAAGTGATGATGATTCTTGGTGACCTATTTAAAATGAGGGGGAAAGTAATGAATGGAATGATAGGGTTGGTGGAGAGTTGCAAATTTTTGTAACAAGGATTGCAATGGGACTACAATGATTATACTTTTTGGTGAGCTATATAAAGAGAGAGGAGAAAATATAATGAATGGAATGATAGGGTTGGTGGAGAATTGCAAATTTGTGTAACAAAAATTGCAATGGGACTACAATGATGATACTTCTTGGTGAGGTATATAAAGAGAGGAGAAAAGTAATGAATGGAATGATAGGGTTGGTAGAGAATTGAAGAGTGTGGGAGTGAGGGGATGAAATATTAAAGGGTGTGGAAGAAGGAGATGAAGAAGGGAGGTAGCTTCTAGGTGGAGATCTCAATGATATCAAGCCATGTAATTAATAACATAGATAAATGGGGTGCTCCATGCGGGTGCATTTTGGAAGATTGTGAAGGTAGTACTAGTGACAGTAGTGTACTAGTGTGAGATTATTTTAACCGATTCTCTCGAGTTTTTGTGTTTTTACTATTAGTATTTGGCTTACTGGATCGATTAATCTGATTTGGGGATCATTTCTGGGAACCAGCGGATCCGTTTGCAACTCCTTTGGAAATATTGCCCGAATGGTATTGTTTCCCGTATTTCAAATACTTCTTACAATACCCAATAAATTATAGGGCGTTCTTTTAATGGTTTCAGTACCCGCATGGTTTCAGTCCCTTTCAGATCATAGTTGCGGGTGCGGGGATCCAACCATgttcctccctaccaagtctaACATCAATCACTAATGGTCAAACAAGTTGCGGGACctttgtttttactcttataATTACGTTAATTGGTccattagtataaatatatcagTCCCTTTGTGATATTCAAATAAGTTGTAAACTTTTTATAAGAGTTTTAATGTAATTATATGTCTAAATTTAGAATCGAACTCATAAAGATAATTAAGTTAAAAGAGACTTAACTAAGATATTGAACTCATGTGCATATT
Coding sequences within it:
- the LOC123900012 gene encoding uncharacterized protein LOC123900012, with translation MEVVQLRRFNSMERRPRMLKDFLSENLSSCSSSGFKSLPRRTISNDAVKNTIQIHHTHSSSSKFQTLIKTIKNNVSFFKITKSPSTMLSLPRTLSRKLSSKRRTTSQRCKGEREIEIEISTVKIKDIIRWKSFRDLQQPSVPLPPFDFNRYVTESSTVTTATTTCSSSDGGSSWSDGDFFSDLWEAQNDGVEESKKNSFSSLFVGNDSVAPSFVGTKENLTCQDEQNSPVSVLQVAENDFSIFDQSLANIERRKQKFKQTAEKFESHVKFDFASFDGCLSLDANSYYKDDNKEEEDQKVEEQDWVEEKANQLLHCVKATCSSVEKCDDNFGIVLLDFFREELSGNRNQKRDSEEFELEIMKIAEDWINESFENAYDIVHVNKDAYIKEMDKRSGWNRFEEEQEELVFEIEAAIFRSLVDEILT